A region from the Geobacter benzoatilyticus genome encodes:
- a CDS encoding cohesin domain-containing protein, whose product MRIIFRIAALLSLVAFLAGCGAGLTAFNKGEKLERDGKLDEAVIKYSEAVAADPDMNEYRMKLLKVSEKAAQVHLEKGDEYLAQKNFDAALVEYQSAVALDPSLHRAKQASDKLVRVKNAAAYLKEGQEFEQGNKPREALRAYRKALDLNGENKEAQEALERLLSTKKTRLEGFELNLKSNKPITLKFKDAKLKDVFYILTQLSGINFIFDEGIKDQNVTIHLENASFQQALDLLTNMNKLGKKVLNESTIVIFPKTPEKSKQYEDLVVKTFFLNTLDAKKAVNLLRTMLQVRKVYVNEELNAIVVRDTPELVEVAGKILEANDVPDAEVLLEVEVIEVSKRNVENFGLALSRYAVSLNTLTPDNSWLSGTFTNTTKDSTVVSEVTKGSELLQTFSWNGYKGFLTVPSASYNFGKTISNAEVLANPKIRVKNREKSKFTVGTRVPITTTSTTGTTGGYSVNVQYVDVGVKLNAEPTIMLNNEVAIKLGLEVSSIIAKETVGGEDSATTVVTIGTRNLDTVLSLKDGETSVIGGLIEDSKTKAKQKIFLLGDIPFIGPLLSDNSNDTQKRELILAITPRLVRSVTVPEPDVAAFWSGKEDDPAIVKPFASFELEPEFATGQPAPKSGKALSPAPVAPPVQAVVPQQPGAKTQAQPAVGPAAAQPADAQAVKQAPAPEAVTQPSTQAQPTAPLPLPVAPAASAAAATQPSMRGSLNISAPAAVDLGAKFQVEIRVSDVKGLMNAPFVLLYDPIFIDYEGAVEGTFLKRDGKPTSFSAVADKGKGKVTVTMGRTAAEGIDGAGSLLTATFVAKNKGPASLGLQNVTFTDQANKPITVVPYNTVVEVK is encoded by the coding sequence ATGCGAATCATTTTCAGGATAGCCGCCTTGTTATCGCTTGTTGCGTTCCTTGCGGGATGCGGGGCAGGACTCACCGCGTTCAACAAGGGAGAGAAGTTGGAACGGGATGGAAAGCTGGATGAGGCGGTCATCAAGTATTCCGAGGCAGTTGCCGCCGACCCGGATATGAACGAATACCGCATGAAGCTCCTTAAGGTCAGCGAGAAAGCGGCGCAGGTTCATCTTGAAAAAGGCGATGAATATCTCGCCCAGAAAAACTTTGATGCGGCACTTGTCGAATACCAGTCGGCCGTAGCCCTCGATCCGTCGCTTCATCGCGCGAAACAGGCGAGCGACAAGCTTGTTCGGGTCAAGAATGCTGCCGCATATCTTAAGGAAGGTCAGGAGTTCGAGCAGGGTAACAAGCCAAGGGAAGCACTGCGGGCTTACCGCAAGGCGCTCGATCTCAACGGAGAGAACAAAGAAGCCCAGGAAGCCCTTGAGCGCCTGTTGAGCACAAAAAAGACGCGGCTCGAGGGGTTTGAGCTCAATTTAAAGTCCAACAAGCCGATTACTCTCAAATTCAAGGATGCAAAGCTGAAGGATGTTTTTTACATTCTGACACAGCTTTCCGGCATCAATTTCATCTTCGATGAGGGGATAAAGGACCAGAACGTAACGATACATCTGGAAAATGCAAGTTTTCAGCAGGCCCTTGACCTGCTGACCAATATGAACAAGCTCGGTAAGAAGGTTCTGAATGAAAGCACAATTGTAATTTTCCCGAAAACTCCCGAAAAGTCGAAACAATATGAAGATCTGGTCGTCAAGACGTTTTTCCTGAACACCCTCGACGCAAAGAAGGCGGTCAACCTCCTGCGGACAATGCTGCAGGTGCGCAAGGTCTACGTGAACGAGGAGCTTAACGCCATAGTAGTACGGGATACCCCTGAACTGGTTGAAGTCGCCGGCAAAATTCTTGAAGCCAATGACGTTCCGGATGCGGAGGTTCTGCTCGAGGTTGAAGTCATCGAAGTGTCGAAACGGAATGTGGAGAACTTTGGCCTTGCGTTGAGCAGATATGCGGTTTCGCTTAATACCCTGACTCCCGACAATTCATGGTTGTCCGGCACGTTTACCAACACCACGAAGGATTCGACCGTAGTGTCCGAGGTGACAAAGGGTAGTGAGTTGTTGCAGACATTCTCGTGGAACGGCTACAAGGGGTTTTTGACCGTTCCCAGCGCCTCGTACAATTTCGGCAAGACCATCTCCAATGCCGAGGTGCTCGCGAATCCTAAAATCAGGGTGAAGAACCGGGAAAAATCCAAATTTACCGTTGGTACCAGGGTCCCGATCACTACTACCTCCACAACCGGTACGACCGGCGGTTACAGTGTGAACGTCCAGTATGTGGATGTCGGGGTCAAATTGAACGCTGAGCCAACCATCATGCTCAACAACGAGGTGGCGATCAAGCTGGGCCTTGAGGTCAGCTCGATCATTGCCAAGGAGACGGTGGGGGGCGAGGATTCTGCAACGACGGTCGTCACCATTGGAACCCGCAACCTCGACACGGTACTTAGTCTCAAGGATGGCGAAACGAGCGTCATAGGCGGGTTGATAGAAGATTCGAAGACCAAGGCGAAGCAAAAGATATTCCTGCTGGGCGACATTCCGTTTATCGGGCCGCTGCTGAGCGACAATTCGAACGATACGCAGAAACGAGAGCTGATTCTTGCCATTACACCGCGCCTCGTGCGCTCTGTTACCGTTCCCGAGCCTGATGTGGCTGCCTTCTGGTCCGGCAAGGAGGATGACCCCGCGATCGTCAAGCCGTTCGCGTCATTTGAGCTTGAACCCGAGTTCGCTACGGGGCAGCCTGCTCCTAAATCCGGGAAAGCGTTGTCGCCAGCTCCTGTTGCACCTCCAGTTCAGGCAGTTGTTCCGCAGCAACCCGGAGCGAAGACCCAAGCGCAACCTGCCGTCGGCCCGGCTGCCGCACAACCGGCTGATGCCCAGGCAGTCAAACAGGCTCCGGCGCCGGAGGCCGTCACGCAGCCGTCCACCCAGGCCCAGCCGACAGCACCGCTTCCCCTGCCGGTTGCGCCTGCTGCTTCTGCTGCCGCGGCAACTCAGCCATCCATGCGCGGAAGTCTCAACATATCAGCTCCGGCAGCGGTTGATCTTGGCGCAAAATTCCAGGTGGAGATCAGGGTATCCGATGTTAAAGGGCTTATGAATGCGCCCTTCGTGCTCCTCTACGATCCGATTTTCATAGATTATGAGGGGGCCGTCGAGGGTACTTTCCTCAAGCGCGACGGGAAACCGACCAGCTTCAGCGCCGTGGCGGACAAGGGGAAGGGCAAGGTCACCGTTACAATGGGGCGTACCGCGGCAGAAGGGATCGATGGAGCAGGTTCCCTGCTTACGGCTACGTTTGTCGCAAAGAACAAGGGGCCGGCAAGTCTCGGGCTCCAGAACGTTACCTTCACCGATCAGGCAAACAAGCCGATAACCGTTGTTCCCTATAATACAGTTGTAGAAGTGAAGTGA
- a CDS encoding type II secretion system protein PulP, whose translation MNRQKLILAILLLVLVLAAIVSYVRMPRQQKVSKLAYAPGSVNRAGKQLPAVQHDERKLRLDLMECPPNRFAGFKRNIFRPIFHDETKQLASVPVLPRPVLPPPIPAVPVAPPPVMPVAPQPPQVVRDMARFTFLGFLKKDNRKTIFLARDKEILLVRQGDKIAGNYEATTITDDALSIRSLADGSEMVIPLVENRPLAGQIR comes from the coding sequence ATGAACCGGCAGAAGCTGATTCTTGCCATCCTTCTTCTCGTATTGGTACTTGCCGCCATTGTCAGCTATGTGAGAATGCCGCGTCAGCAGAAGGTATCGAAACTGGCCTACGCGCCCGGTTCGGTGAATCGTGCCGGCAAGCAGTTACCCGCTGTGCAGCACGATGAAAGAAAACTCCGGCTTGACCTGATGGAATGTCCTCCAAACAGGTTTGCCGGCTTCAAACGGAATATATTCCGTCCAATATTCCATGACGAGACAAAGCAACTGGCGTCGGTGCCGGTATTGCCTCGTCCGGTGCTGCCGCCTCCCATACCGGCGGTGCCGGTTGCCCCGCCGCCGGTTATGCCTGTTGCGCCGCAACCGCCGCAGGTGGTACGGGACATGGCTCGATTCACTTTTTTGGGGTTTCTGAAAAAGGATAACCGTAAAACTATTTTCCTCGCCAGGGACAAGGAGATACTTCTCGTCCGGCAGGGGGACAAGATTGCTGGTAATTACGAGGCGACAACCATAACCGATGATGCGCTGTCGATCCGCTCCCTTGCCGATGGCAGTGAGATGGTTATTCCCCTTGTTGAGAACAGGCCCCTCGCCGGCCAGATACGATAA
- a CDS encoding PilN domain-containing protein: MDLRINLSTRYFFDTRKLNLALAAVLAILALVMFFNVKGLATDAGHAKRLEGEMAKFQARFATSAKGISEEQYQGLMKKISAANAILAKRGLNWLLLLDRLEAVVPDGVALSAIEPKLNDGTLTLSGSAKGFSNLRALVENLEGQQGVSDVFLLNQTEIRQGTEQKGIGFTVTCKVGFS, from the coding sequence ATGGACCTCAGGATTAATCTCTCTACCCGTTATTTTTTCGACACGCGGAAGTTGAATCTCGCTTTGGCGGCCGTTCTTGCTATTCTTGCACTCGTCATGTTTTTCAACGTGAAGGGGCTTGCAACGGACGCCGGCCATGCGAAGCGGCTTGAGGGCGAGATGGCGAAGTTTCAGGCGCGTTTTGCAACTTCGGCAAAAGGAATATCGGAGGAGCAGTATCAGGGGCTTATGAAGAAGATCTCGGCCGCCAACGCTATCCTTGCCAAAAGGGGTCTGAACTGGTTGCTGCTCCTGGACCGACTCGAAGCAGTAGTGCCTGACGGCGTTGCTCTCTCTGCAATTGAGCCTAAACTCAATGACGGCACTTTGACGCTTTCCGGGAGCGCGAAGGGGTTCTCTAACCTGCGTGCTTTAGTGGAAAATCTCGAAGGTCAGCAGGGAGTCTCCGATGTGTTTCTCCTGAATCAGACCGAGATCCGGCAGGGGACTGAACAAAAGGGTATTGGTTTTACCGTCACTTGCAAGGTGGGCTTTTCATGA
- the pilO gene encoding type 4a pilus biogenesis protein PilO produces MTWEQIREIVKSRKWAFIAVLVLVLANIAMAAYSRFIQQPALVKLQQEWSEKRLLLTGSKGDLTTIYRQGEADLAAFQQRIPLKRDFTRVMMEVFELASNNGLKVKGITYKPEPIKESNLVTYGVVMTLDGKYAGIKSFISDLQCYGGLVTMDSISLSSNSRTEEEVSLKMQLSAYLRTEGK; encoded by the coding sequence ATGACCTGGGAGCAGATTCGGGAGATAGTCAAATCCAGGAAATGGGCCTTTATCGCTGTACTCGTCCTTGTCTTGGCAAATATTGCAATGGCCGCCTATTCCCGGTTCATTCAACAGCCGGCGCTCGTCAAGCTTCAACAGGAGTGGTCGGAAAAGCGGCTTCTTCTGACGGGTAGCAAGGGAGATCTGACGACTATCTATCGGCAGGGCGAGGCAGATCTGGCGGCTTTTCAGCAACGGATTCCACTTAAGCGGGATTTTACCAGGGTGATGATGGAAGTGTTTGAACTTGCCTCAAACAATGGGTTGAAGGTCAAGGGGATAACCTACAAGCCCGAGCCGATCAAGGAGTCGAATCTCGTAACTTACGGGGTTGTCATGACTCTGGACGGCAAATACGCCGGTATCAAGAGTTTCATCTCCGATCTGCAGTGCTATGGGGGACTGGTGACGATGGATTCCATTTCCCTTTCCAGCAACAGCAGGACAGAGGAAGAGGTTTCTCTCAAGATGCAACTTTCGGCCTATCTGCGAACGGAGGGGAAATGA
- the pilM gene encoding type IV pilus biogenesis protein PilM has translation MEITSQGVKMALVGGKKSRPQLLAQQSAEFPPGTLKLVHREPNILEPALFVKQVREAYLKLLNRTNLVSVSLPDACGRVTLIELETRFKSHEEGRDLIRWKLKKSLPFDMSDIHLDYQVLREKENGEMSVLVAVIARQVVTQYENLLIEAGIQPNRIDFTSFNLYRFFSPRIEMCDNSLFVAYHEGVLSVLVFYGGVLEFYRAKELSGHSPDMNRVFMETNSSLVFYRDKNPGREFRESFCFSPREHADMFRTVVAEACGVEPFMLMSDTFVDIPGNTAGGGAALDSLVAVLGAATRNL, from the coding sequence ATGGAAATAACCTCGCAAGGGGTAAAGATGGCGCTGGTCGGAGGAAAGAAGAGCCGTCCGCAGCTTCTGGCTCAACAAAGCGCCGAGTTTCCCCCTGGGACTTTAAAACTCGTGCACCGGGAACCTAATATCCTGGAGCCTGCTCTCTTCGTCAAGCAGGTGAGGGAAGCATATCTGAAGCTTCTCAATCGTACGAACCTGGTGTCGGTCTCGCTGCCGGACGCCTGCGGGCGTGTTACGCTCATCGAACTGGAGACTCGTTTCAAGAGTCACGAAGAGGGGCGAGACCTGATCCGCTGGAAGCTCAAAAAGAGTCTCCCGTTCGATATGAGCGATATCCATCTCGACTATCAGGTGCTTCGAGAGAAGGAAAACGGCGAAATGTCGGTTCTCGTGGCGGTCATAGCACGGCAGGTGGTCACCCAATACGAGAATCTGCTCATCGAGGCTGGAATACAACCCAATCGCATTGATTTTACGTCCTTCAATCTCTATCGGTTCTTTTCACCCCGGATTGAGATGTGCGATAATTCGCTTTTTGTTGCTTATCACGAAGGAGTTTTGAGCGTCCTCGTCTTTTATGGGGGGGTACTGGAGTTCTACAGGGCTAAGGAGTTATCCGGCCACTCTCCTGATATGAATCGTGTTTTCATGGAGACCAACAGCTCTCTTGTTTTTTATCGCGACAAGAACCCTGGACGCGAGTTTCGCGAATCTTTCTGCTTTTCTCCGCGTGAACATGCGGATATGTTCCGCACCGTTGTTGCAGAGGCTTGCGGTGTCGAGCCTTTCATGCTCATGTCAGACACCTTTGTGGATATTCCCGGGAATACAGCCGGCGGTGGAGCTGCGTTGGATTCCCTGGTCGCAGTCCTAGGCGCTGCAACGAGGAACCTCTGA